From the Bubalus kerabau isolate K-KA32 ecotype Philippines breed swamp buffalo chromosome 2, PCC_UOA_SB_1v2, whole genome shotgun sequence genome, one window contains:
- the LOC129644562 gene encoding translation initiation factor IF-2-like → MGAPGRPAQWVSRVPARACHCPEQPPAGPDLSPRLCKPASRQPRSLGGGEPREGRGARAAAAGGDSARTAGRLGAVPALGEGGAPCGPQPDPQPRPRSPREPVRTHLPTAGEGSTRPAPPLSNSRLQVERPGAERLRAGEVAANFPRPPRRPRRARGPGRMLSLMHAAGRRDLPAPRRAPRGQAGSGAHTAGPRELPARFPSPLFSCQRGSHGGPGGVRSAVVCRGRPEEIDILKFQVGRPTMLLWENEDHPGESHAGI, encoded by the exons ATGGGGGCGCCCGGGCGTCCAGCCCAGTGGGTCTCCCGGGTCCCGGCACGCGCCTGTCACTGCCCGGAGCAGCCGCCGGCCGGCCCTGACCTCTCCCCGAGGTTGTGCAAACCCGCGTCCCGCCAGCCCCGGAGCCTGGGCGGCGGAGAGCCCCGCGAAGGCCGCGGCGCCCGGGCCGCGGCCGCGGGGGGAGACTCGGCGCGGACCGCAGGCCGCCTCGGTGCGGTCCCGGCCCTCGGGGAGGGCGGCGCGCCCTGCGGCCCTCAGCCCGACCCCCAGccccgcccgcgttcgccccgggAGCCGGTCAGGACCCACCTGCCTACCGCCGGCGAGGGCTCGACACGCCCGGCGCCGCCGCTTTCCAACTCCCGGCTCCAAGTTGAGCGCCCCGGCGCCGAGCGGCTCCGGGCTGGAGAAGTTGCCGCAAACTTCCCGCGCCCCCCTCGCCGCCCCCGGCGGGCGCGCGGGCCGGGACGGATGCTGAGCCTGATGCACGCGGCCGGCCGACGGGACCTTCCCGCTCCCCGCCGGGCGCCGCGCGGCCAAGCCGGCTCCGGGGCGCACACAGCGGGTCCCCGCGAGCTCCCGGCGCGCTTCCCGAGTCCCCTTTTCTCTTGCCAAAGAGGGTCCCACGGCGGGCCCGGAGGCGTTCGTTCAGCCGTAGTCTGTCGGGGCAG accaGAGGAAATAGACATCCTGAAGTTCCAGGTTGGCAG